A window of the Henckelia pumila isolate YLH828 chromosome 3, ASM3356847v2, whole genome shotgun sequence genome harbors these coding sequences:
- the LOC140891415 gene encoding serine carboxypeptidase-like isoform X2, with the protein MASTFLHHCYHFTFVSVFLISATFSLARTFNDDHFSNLKSPKPESQAERLIRSFNLSPKHGMNNHVGEVSGYRFDNESRIVERKIKLPFVLETRGSISDLGHHAGYYRIKHSKAARMFYFFFESRNSSKDPVVVWLTGGPGCGSEIALFYENGPFKITKNLSLTWNKFGWDKVSNIIYVDQPTGTGFSYSSADADIRENEEGVSNDLYDFLQEFFKGHPKFAGNDFYITGESYAGHYIPALASRINKGNKDKEGIHINLKGMAIGNGLTNPEIQYQAYTDFALKMKLLTQDEYDSLKPDVLQCAKAAKLCGPDGGPKCYQAQELCNDIFFNITFTNDGINHYDIRKKCKGRMCYDFSNLERFLRLEPVKIALGVGDIEFVSCSITVYYAMLGDWMRNLEVGIPALLEDGIKLLVYAGEYDLICNWLGNSNWLDAMKWSGQKKYLAASTAPFTVDGAEAGLQKGYGPLAFLKVHNAGHMVPMDQPKNSLEMITRWMKGQSPLSQAGYL; encoded by the exons ATGGCTTCAACATTTCTTCACCATTGTTACCATTTCACATTTGTCTCTGTGTTCTTAATTTCTGCAACATTTTCATTAGCAAGAACCTTCAACGACGATCATTTTTCCAATCTGAAATCTCCAAAACCAGAGTCTCAGGCAGAAAGGCTCATCAGATCATTCAACTTGTCCCCAAAGCATGGTATGAACAATCATGTCGGGGAAGTTTCCGGATACAGATTCGATAACGAATCGAGGATCGTCGAAAGGAAGATTAAGTTACCATTTGTTTTGGAAACAAGAGGATCTATCTCTGACTTGGGTCATCATGCTGGCTACTATAGAATAAAGCATTCCAAAGCTGCAAG GATGTTCTACTTTTTCTTCGAATCAAGAAACAGCAGCAAGGATCCTGTAGTCGTGTGGCTAACAGGAGGACCAGGGTGCGGCAGTGAAATAgctttattttatgaaaatggcCCCTTCAAAATAACAAAGAACCTCTCCTTAACATGGAACAAGTTTGGATGGGATAAGGTATCCAATATTATATACGTCGACCAACCAACGGGGACCGGCTTTAGTTACAGTTCTGCCGATGCTGACATTAGAGAAAATGAGGAAGGTGTTAGCAATGATCTATATGACTTCTTGCAG GAGTTTTTCAAGGGGCATCCAAAGTTTGCAGGGAATGATTTCTACATAACCGGAGAATCTTATGCGGGGCACTATATTCCTGCGTTGGCTTCTCGAATTAATAAAGGAAACAAAGACAAAGAAGGCATTCATATcaatttaaag GGAATGGCCATAGGAAATGGATTAACTAACCCAGAAATCCAATATCAAGCGTACACCGATTTTGCTTTGAAAATGAAACTACTCACACAGGATGAGTACGATAGCTTGAAACCAGATGTTTTACAATGTGCAAAAGCAGCTAAACTTTGTG GCCCAGATGGTGGACCTAAATGTTACCAGGCACAAGAACTTTGCAATGACATCTTCTTCAACATAACATTCACTAACGACGGAATAAAT CATTATGATATAAGAAAGAAGTGCAAGGGTCGCATGTGCTACGACTTCTCTAACCTGGAGCGATTTCTGCGACTGGAACCCGTCAAAATCGCTCTTGGTGTTGGTGACATAGAGTTCGTCTCATGCAGCATCACAGTGTACTACGCTATGCTCGGAGACTGGATGAGAAATCTTGAAGTAGGAATACCTGCACTGTTGGAGGATGGGATCAAGTTACTTGTGTATGCTGGAGAATATGATCTGATATGCAACTGGCTCG GGAACTCGAACTGGCTTGACGCCATGAAATGGTCGGGGCAGAAGAAATACTTAGCAGCATCCACGGCTCCATTCACCGTAGATGGTGCAGAGGCTGGATTGCAGAAAGGATATGGACCACTTGCTTTTCTGAAAGTGCACAACGCCGGTCATATGGTTCCGATGGATCAGCCTAAAAATTCTTTAGAAATGATAACAAGGTGGATGAAAGGCCAAAGCCCCTTGAGTCAGGCAGGTTATTTGTGA
- the LOC140891415 gene encoding serine carboxypeptidase-like isoform X1: MASTFLHHCYHFTFVSVFLISATFSLARTFNDDHFSNLKSPKPESQAERLIRSFNLSPKHGMNNHVGEVSGYRFDNESRIVERKIKLPFVLETRGSISDLGHHAGYYRIKHSKAARMFYFFFESRNSSKDPVVVWLTGGPGCGSEIALFYENGPFKITKNLSLTWNKFGWDKVSNIIYVDQPTGTGFSYSSADADIRENEEGVSNDLYDFLQVFFNIMILHFMNTRNYDFLISKESYDVYCQEFFKGHPKFAGNDFYITGESYAGHYIPALASRINKGNKDKEGIHINLKGMAIGNGLTNPEIQYQAYTDFALKMKLLTQDEYDSLKPDVLQCAKAAKLCGPDGGPKCYQAQELCNDIFFNITFTNDGINHYDIRKKCKGRMCYDFSNLERFLRLEPVKIALGVGDIEFVSCSITVYYAMLGDWMRNLEVGIPALLEDGIKLLVYAGEYDLICNWLGNSNWLDAMKWSGQKKYLAASTAPFTVDGAEAGLQKGYGPLAFLKVHNAGHMVPMDQPKNSLEMITRWMKGQSPLSQAGYL, encoded by the exons ATGGCTTCAACATTTCTTCACCATTGTTACCATTTCACATTTGTCTCTGTGTTCTTAATTTCTGCAACATTTTCATTAGCAAGAACCTTCAACGACGATCATTTTTCCAATCTGAAATCTCCAAAACCAGAGTCTCAGGCAGAAAGGCTCATCAGATCATTCAACTTGTCCCCAAAGCATGGTATGAACAATCATGTCGGGGAAGTTTCCGGATACAGATTCGATAACGAATCGAGGATCGTCGAAAGGAAGATTAAGTTACCATTTGTTTTGGAAACAAGAGGATCTATCTCTGACTTGGGTCATCATGCTGGCTACTATAGAATAAAGCATTCCAAAGCTGCAAG GATGTTCTACTTTTTCTTCGAATCAAGAAACAGCAGCAAGGATCCTGTAGTCGTGTGGCTAACAGGAGGACCAGGGTGCGGCAGTGAAATAgctttattttatgaaaatggcCCCTTCAAAATAACAAAGAACCTCTCCTTAACATGGAACAAGTTTGGATGGGATAAGGTATCCAATATTATATACGTCGACCAACCAACGGGGACCGGCTTTAGTTACAGTTCTGCCGATGCTGACATTAGAGAAAATGAGGAAGGTGTTAGCAATGATCTATATGACTTCTTGCAGGTCTTTTTCAATATCATGATTCTCCATTTTATGAATACAAGGAATTATGATTTCTTAATATCTAAAGAGTCTTATGATGTCTACTGTCAGGAGTTTTTCAAGGGGCATCCAAAGTTTGCAGGGAATGATTTCTACATAACCGGAGAATCTTATGCGGGGCACTATATTCCTGCGTTGGCTTCTCGAATTAATAAAGGAAACAAAGACAAAGAAGGCATTCATATcaatttaaag GGAATGGCCATAGGAAATGGATTAACTAACCCAGAAATCCAATATCAAGCGTACACCGATTTTGCTTTGAAAATGAAACTACTCACACAGGATGAGTACGATAGCTTGAAACCAGATGTTTTACAATGTGCAAAAGCAGCTAAACTTTGTG GCCCAGATGGTGGACCTAAATGTTACCAGGCACAAGAACTTTGCAATGACATCTTCTTCAACATAACATTCACTAACGACGGAATAAAT CATTATGATATAAGAAAGAAGTGCAAGGGTCGCATGTGCTACGACTTCTCTAACCTGGAGCGATTTCTGCGACTGGAACCCGTCAAAATCGCTCTTGGTGTTGGTGACATAGAGTTCGTCTCATGCAGCATCACAGTGTACTACGCTATGCTCGGAGACTGGATGAGAAATCTTGAAGTAGGAATACCTGCACTGTTGGAGGATGGGATCAAGTTACTTGTGTATGCTGGAGAATATGATCTGATATGCAACTGGCTCG GGAACTCGAACTGGCTTGACGCCATGAAATGGTCGGGGCAGAAGAAATACTTAGCAGCATCCACGGCTCCATTCACCGTAGATGGTGCAGAGGCTGGATTGCAGAAAGGATATGGACCACTTGCTTTTCTGAAAGTGCACAACGCCGGTCATATGGTTCCGATGGATCAGCCTAAAAATTCTTTAGAAATGATAACAAGGTGGATGAAAGGCCAAAGCCCCTTGAGTCAGGCAGGTTATTTGTGA
- the LOC140893300 gene encoding uncharacterized protein isoform X1, whose protein sequence is MNSDESKTRKRPMVRNDSPATIMCTVVAIDHTNLCYRVCSACDKTLSDTSAACRYCSFSSSFNPFASGSKRFFRVLMSIATDTKVFVVIMFDRTARVLFGCSADEFFEFAKSHPHAAMTAGRVLEGEMLTVTLSNPNNGNAQHQRVVSVVPLRTGFQPAIETMRELYHKVTKMEEM, encoded by the exons ATGAACTCCGATGAATCCAAAACGAGGAAAAGGCCAATGGTGAGAAACGATTCGCCAGCAACGATAATGTGTACTGTGGTGGCGATCGACCACACCAATTTATGCTACCGAGTTTGCTCCGCCTGTGACAAGACTCTCTCCGATACCTCCGCTGCTTGCAGATACTGCAGTTTTAGCAGCAGTTTCAACCCATTTGCATCTGGTTCCAAGCGCTTCTTTCGTGTTCTT ATGTCTATTGCCACGGATACGAAGGTTTTTGTGGTGATAATGTTTGACAGGACTGCAAGAGTGTTGTTTGGCTGCTCGGCAGACGAATTCTTTGAATTTGCCAAGTCTCATCCTCATGCTG CAATGACTGCCGGCAGGGTTCTGGAGGGAGAGATGCTAACTGTGACATTATCAAATCCGAACAATGGAAATGCCCAGCATCAGCGAGTGGTGTCAGTTGTGCCCTTAAGGACTGGTTTTCAACCAGCTATTGAGACTATGAGGGAATTGTACCAT AAGGTGACGAAAATGGAGGAAATGTAG
- the LOC140893300 gene encoding uncharacterized protein isoform X2 yields the protein MNSDESKTRKRPMVRNDSPATIMCTVVAIDHTNLCYRVCSACDKTLSDTSAACRYCSFSSSFNPFASGSKRFFRVLMSIATDTKVFVVIMFDRTARVLFGCSADEFFEFAKSHPHAAMTAGRVLEGEMLTVTLSNPNNGNAQHQRVVSVVPLRTGFQPAIETMRELYH from the exons ATGAACTCCGATGAATCCAAAACGAGGAAAAGGCCAATGGTGAGAAACGATTCGCCAGCAACGATAATGTGTACTGTGGTGGCGATCGACCACACCAATTTATGCTACCGAGTTTGCTCCGCCTGTGACAAGACTCTCTCCGATACCTCCGCTGCTTGCAGATACTGCAGTTTTAGCAGCAGTTTCAACCCATTTGCATCTGGTTCCAAGCGCTTCTTTCGTGTTCTT ATGTCTATTGCCACGGATACGAAGGTTTTTGTGGTGATAATGTTTGACAGGACTGCAAGAGTGTTGTTTGGCTGCTCGGCAGACGAATTCTTTGAATTTGCCAAGTCTCATCCTCATGCTG CAATGACTGCCGGCAGGGTTCTGGAGGGAGAGATGCTAACTGTGACATTATCAAATCCGAACAATGGAAATGCCCAGCATCAGCGAGTGGTGTCAGTTGTGCCCTTAAGGACTGGTTTTCAACCAGCTATTGAGACTATGAGGGAATTGTACCAT TGA